A single Fluviispira vulneris DNA region contains:
- a CDS encoding MFS transporter, whose product MKHKITEDNKDLLLIIIISVGVIAGVMSSSMINLVMDKISVTFLTSLSTSFWRNTIFFTFFSVSLLFFGKVVDRNPAKKMYLIGIGIFILSCVFSLISILLKSFYFFLVTQALQGIADAIIVSAQMKLIRNIFPENKIGWTFGIFAATLSSSTLISPVVGAFITRYAHWSFIFVFQLVLALFSFILGLKYIDEVKEINYLKKERRFFSLFQFFPEEIFTNKKYIFSCLRIFCLFFASNIFWMLAPSMLQVIYKLDLMTSAIIISANSLSVILLAKKFGVLSDKDPVKCILIGSISPILGILFMLLAKPNSVFLIILAYIVLGISGAISMSASNKVAMLSVKKENTGQCMGFFQFLQFSSGAVAASFISLMSHRDGSMDYSNWQFILYVIILIYIGTFIFSYFNRENFKISQENLQS is encoded by the coding sequence ATGAAGCATAAAATCACAGAGGATAACAAAGATTTATTATTAATTATTATTATATCCGTTGGAGTCATTGCGGGGGTCATGAGTTCATCCATGATCAACTTAGTCATGGATAAAATATCAGTCACTTTTCTAACCAGTCTTTCAACCTCATTTTGGCGAAATACAATATTTTTTACATTCTTTAGCGTTTCACTTTTGTTTTTCGGGAAAGTTGTTGACCGAAATCCAGCTAAAAAAATGTATTTAATTGGCATAGGCATTTTTATTTTATCGTGTGTTTTTAGCTTAATATCAATTCTATTAAAATCTTTTTATTTTTTTCTTGTTACGCAAGCATTGCAAGGAATTGCAGATGCTATCATTGTTTCTGCTCAAATGAAGCTAATTAGAAATATTTTTCCCGAAAATAAAATAGGTTGGACGTTTGGTATTTTTGCAGCAACCCTTTCGTCATCGACCCTTATTTCCCCGGTTGTGGGTGCTTTTATAACAAGATATGCACACTGGTCTTTTATATTTGTCTTTCAACTCGTCCTTGCACTTTTTTCATTTATCTTAGGTCTTAAATATATCGATGAAGTTAAAGAAATAAATTATTTAAAAAAAGAAAGAAGATTTTTCTCCTTATTCCAATTTTTCCCAGAGGAAATATTTACAAACAAGAAGTATATATTTTCGTGTCTAAGGATCTTCTGTTTGTTTTTCGCGTCAAATATATTTTGGATGCTCGCACCTTCCATGCTCCAAGTGATTTATAAATTGGACTTAATGACTTCAGCAATAATTATTTCTGCAAATTCTTTATCAGTCATTTTGTTAGCAAAAAAATTTGGAGTTCTTTCAGATAAAGACCCCGTAAAATGTATTCTCATTGGCAGTATATCTCCTATCTTAGGAATACTGTTTATGTTGCTGGCAAAGCCAAACTCAGTATTTTTAATTATACTTGCTTACATTGTTCTTGGCATTTCTGGAGCAATATCAATGTCTGCTTCTAACAAAGTTGCTATGCTCAGTGTGAAAAAAGAGAATACGGGTCAGTGCATGGGCTTTTTTCAGTTTTTACAGTTTTCATCGGGAGCGGTTGCCGCAAGTTTTATTTCACTTATGAGTCATAGAGATGGATCGATGGATTATTCTAATTGGCAATTTATTTTATATGTTATAATTTTAATATATATCGGCACTTTTATTTTTTCATATTTTAACAGAGAAAATTTTAAAATCAGTCAAGAGAATTTGCAATCTTAA